TCCAAACCCGGCACAAATCGGCAATCGGATGGTGTCTTTCAAAAACTTGATTCTTTCCTTCAAATCGACCGAAAACTCCCGTCTTTCCCCCGTCACCCCAAACGAAGTCACATAATAAATGAAACCTGAGGATGTTTTGCTCAGAGCCTGGATCCTCTTTTTTTCGGAGGCAGGTGTGACCAAATGGATGAGATCCATATCCCTTACTTTTAGTTCTCGAAACAAAGTTTCACTTTCTTCTGTGTCAAAGGGTAAATCAGGAATCACAAGTCCCACAATCCCTGATTCCTTGGCTCGGTCTAAAAATTTCGTAATCCCACAATGGTAAATAGGATTGAAATAAGTTAGGTAAACAAGAGGAGTCTCAGGTTTATGATCATGGATGGCTTTGGTAACCCGAAAGATTTCATCGAAAGAAAAACGATTTTTTAAAGAACGAGCGGCTGCCCTTTGGATGACGGGACCATCTGCCACAGGATCAGAAAAAGGAATTCCTAGTTCCAAAATATCAGCCCCATTGTCTAAAATGGTTTTTCCAAATTCGATGGAGTCATGATAGTTTGGATCCCCTAA
This sequence is a window from Leptospira kanakyensis. Protein-coding genes within it:
- the trpA gene encoding tryptophan synthase subunit alpha codes for the protein MSKIKSLFESGSFKSAFIPYFTLGDPNYHDSIEFGKTILDNGADILELGIPFSDPVADGPVIQRAAARSLKNRFSFDEIFRVTKAIHDHKPETPLVYLTYFNPIYHCGITKFLDRAKESGIVGLVIPDLPFDTEESETLFRELKVRDMDLIHLVTPASEKKRIQALSKTSSGFIYYVTSFGVTGERREFSVDLKERIKFLKDTIRLPICAGFGISTPEQANQISQYADGIIIGSAIQRVIEENGSDKTKTVTALADYISKIRASIS